A stretch of Sulfurimonas autotrophica DSM 16294 DNA encodes these proteins:
- the modB gene encoding molybdate ABC transporter permease subunit: MNYEPFVISFKLAALTALILFCIALPLAWYLSQTKSRTKPFLEALTALPIVLPPSVLGFYLLWALSYNSPIGHFFEETFGVKLVFSFTGLVVASCFYSLPFMVQPLQNGFESINKNMLEASYIAGKSKLQTIFAVALPNMKPAVMTAIIVTFAHTVGEFGVVLMVGGSIPGETKVASVAIYEMVESMDYTSAHIYSAIMVGISFVVLLSVYLFNARQNRRFGL; encoded by the coding sequence GTATTGCCCTGCCTCTTGCGTGGTACCTCTCACAAACCAAGTCTCGGACAAAACCTTTTTTAGAAGCACTCACCGCTCTGCCCATTGTCCTGCCGCCTTCCGTTTTAGGTTTTTATCTACTCTGGGCACTCTCGTATAATTCCCCAATCGGTCACTTTTTTGAAGAGACTTTTGGTGTAAAACTTGTGTTTTCTTTTACAGGTCTGGTAGTTGCGAGCTGTTTTTATTCTCTTCCCTTTATGGTACAGCCTCTGCAAAACGGCTTTGAGAGCATAAACAAAAATATGCTTGAGGCAAGTTATATTGCAGGAAAAAGCAAACTTCAAACCATATTTGCCGTAGCACTGCCAAATATGAAGCCCGCTGTTATGACGGCAATCATTGTAACATTTGCCCACACAGTCGGAGAGTTTGGCGTTGTTTTAATGGTAGGTGGCAGCATACCCGGCGAGACAAAAGTAGCCTCTGTTGCCATTTATGAAATGGTTGAAAGTATGGACTACACCTCAGCACACATTTACAGCGCCATTATGGTGGGTATATCTTTTGTTGTACTTTTAAGCGTATATCTTTTTAATGCCAGACAAAACAGAAGGTTCGGATTATGA